AGAATATACATCCAGAAAATATTTAACAGAAGATTTTATAATTGGAATGTCACATAGGGGACGTTTAAATCTTCTTTCTAATTTTTTTCAAAAAAATTATTCCCAAATATTTAGTGAATTTCAAGGAAAAGAGTATAAAGAAAAGTCTTTTTCTGGAGATGTAAAATATCACCTAGGGTTTTCTAAAATTAGAAAAACTCGTCAAGGACGATGCATTAAAATGAATTTGATTCCTAATCCTTCACATTTAGAATCTGTAGATGCCATTGTAGAAGGATTTGCACGTGCAAAAATAGATATTATTTATAATAAAAATAGTAATTCAGAAAAAATTATTCCTATTTTAATTCATGGAGATGCAGCGTTATCAGGTCAGGGAATTGTATATGAAGTCATACAATTATCTAAATTAAAAGGATACAAAACTGGAGGAACAATTCATATTGTACTTAATAACCAAATAGGTTTTACCACAAATTATACTGAAGGACGTTCTAGTATCTATTGCACTGATGTAGCAAAAGTAGTACTTTCTCCAGTATTACATGTTAACGCAGATGATGTAGAATCTGTTATACGAGCAATTCATTTTGCTGTAGATTTTAGAATGCAATATCATGAAGATGTTTTTATAGATTTACTTGGATATAGAAAATATGGACACAATGAGGGGGATGAACCCAGATTCACTCAACCATCCTTGTACAAAGCTATTTCTAAACATCCAAATTCTTATAACCTGTATAAAAAAAGATTAGAAAAAAAAGGAATCATTAATAAAAATGATATAATCAATATGGAAAAAGAATATGAACAGATTCTGAATAGAGGATATCATGAAGCAAGAAATATCAAATGGAATGTGTTAAATTCTTTTTTAGAAGAAGAGTGGAAAAATTTTCCTATAGTATCTAATGATGAAGATCTTTTTAAAAAAGTAGATACAAAAATTTCAACGAAAAAAATTATAAACATATCCAATAAAATTTTTTCTCTTCCCAATAATAAAAAATTTTTTAAAAAAACTGAATCCATTTTTCAACAAAGATTAGAAATGATCTCAAAAAAATTAGTGGATTGGAGCATGTCAGAATTATTGGCTTATGGAACACTTTTGGATGAAGGAGTTCATATTCGTTTATCAGGTGAGGATGTGGCAAGAGGAACATTTTCTCAGCGTCATGCTATTGTAAAAACAGAAGAAGAAGAAGAAATTATTCTTCTAAATCATATACGTATGAAACAAGGAAAAATTCAGGTATATAATTCTCCTCTTTCAGAATATGGAGTATTGGGTTTTGATTATGGATATGCTATGTATTCTCCTCATGTTTTAACTTTATGGGAAGCTCAATTTGGTGATTTCGGAAATGGTGGTCAAATTATAATAGATCAATATATTTCCTCCGGAGAAAATAAATGGAAAATTAGTAATGGTATTGTATTGTTACTTCCCCATGGATATGAAGGACAAGGTCCGGAACATTCCTCCGCACGGGTAGAACGTTATTTGCAACTTTGTGCTAATAACAATTTGTTTGTGGTTAATTGCACTACACCTGCTAATTTTTATCATCTTTTAAGAAGACAAATGAAATTAAAATATCGAAAACCTCTTATAGTTTTCACTCCCAAAAGTTTACTTAGAAATGCAAAATGCTTGTCTACAATAGAAGATCTTTCTGAAGGAAATTTTCAGGAAATTTTGGATGATACTTCTGTAATAGATATTAATCAAATCACTAGATTAATTTTTTGTTCTGGAAAAATATATTATGAGTTGCTTAATAAAAAAGAAGCACTGAAAGATAGAAAAACAGCATTAATTCGTATAGAACAAATTTATCCATTAAGAACGGAAAAAATAAAAAAAATACTTTCTAAATACAAGAATAAAAGAGAAGTTATTTGGGTCCAGGAAGAACCAGAAAATATGGGATTATGGAGTTTCGTTTTAAGAAAATTGGGAAATTTAATTTCATTTAATTTAATTGCTCCATCTGAAAGTTCTAGTCCATCTACAGGATCTTACCTAGATTTCTTGAAAATTCAAGATGAAATATTAAAAAAATCTTTTTTTTGATTTTGTAATATTTAAAAATTAAAATTATGATAAAAAAAGTAAAAGTCCCTTCTCCAGGAGAATCGATTACGGAAGTAGAAATTTCTACATGGTTCGTTAAAAATGGAGATTATGTTTCTAAAGGACAAACGATAGCAGAAATAGATTCAGATAAGGCTACTTTAGAAATTTCTGCAGAAGAGAATGGGGTGATAAGCTTAATGATAAAAAAAGGAGAAAAAATACGAGTTGGAGATGTTTTGTGCATTATCGATACTTCTAAAAAAAGAATAAAAGAATTTCATAATAAACAAGAAAATAAAACTAAAGAAAAAAAAGAGTTCCATTCCGGAAATGCGAAAATTCTTTCTCCAGCTTCAAAGAAAATTTTAAAAGAAAAGAATATTCCTATAGAATCTGTTAAGGGAACAGGTAAAAATGGAAGAATTACAAAAGCAGATTGTGTCTTTCTTGAAAAGAAAACTTATTTTCCGTCTGATGGAAGACATATTACTATGTATAGATCAAAAACAACAACCCCTCTTTCTTCTCTAAGAAAAAAACTTTCTGAAAGATTAGTTTCCATAAAAAATGAAACTGCCACACTAACTACATTCAATGAAGTTGATATGCAAGAAATTTTTCTTATAAGAAGAAAATATAAAGAAATTTTTAAAGAAAAACATGGAGTTCATTTAGGATTTATGTCTTTTTTTACTCTCTCTTGTGTTAGAGCATTGAAGATCTATCCAGACGTTAATGCTATGATTAGTGGAGAAGAAAAAATTAATTTTGAATATTGTGACATTAGTATCGCTATATCTGGACCGAAAGGGTTAATGGTTCCTGTTATACGAAATGCGGAACATTTATCATTTCGTGGAATAGAACAGGAAATCAATAAATTTTCAACGAAAATTCAGAATGGAACAATATCCATAGATGAAATGACTGGAGGAACTTTTACCATTACTAATGGCGGAGTTTTTGGATCCATGTTATCTACTCCAATTATAAATCCACCACAAAGTGCCATATTGGGAATGCACAAAATTATGGAAAGACCTGTAGTCATTAATGGATCTATTGAAATCCGTCCTATTATGTATTTAGCTTTATCTTACGATCATAGAATAATCGATGGAAGGGAATCTGTTGGTTTTTTAAAAACAGTCAAGGAATCTATAGAAAATCCAATAAAATTCTTAATGAAAGAAAGTGAAAAAAATATTCCTAAAATATTAGAATTATAAAAAAAAGAAGATTGAATGATATGAGAAATATTATTTTTGTTTTTTTTTCTTTTGTTGTTCTGTTTTTCTCAGAAGAAATCAACGATATTGATCCGTTTTATAATCATTTTATCACAAAAAAGAAAGAAAAAGAAGAGAAAATATATAACTCTACAATTCATACAGATTCCATTAATCTAATTTTTATGTTGCCTTTGTTTTTAAATTCCGTCAAAGACGAAAAAATAAATCAAGAAAGTAAAAAATTGAGTGAAAATGCTTCATATTTTTATCTTGGAGCTCAAAGCGCTATTGATTTTCTTCTATTTAAAAATAAAAAAATAAATGTTCAAGTTTTTGATACAAAAAATGAAAAAAGAAGGATAACAAATTTTATTATTTCATATAATTTATCTAATACTCATGCTGTTATCGGTCCTTTTTTTCGTTCTTCTTTAGAAGAAGTTGCTAAAAATAACAAAAATACGCCTATTATTTCTCCATTGATAGCTTCTGATTCTTTAAATTCTTATCCAAATGTTATTCAATCTGAAACAAAAGATATTTATTTAGTAGAACCTATTTTAGAAGAAATAAAATCTATTTATCAAAAAAATAAAATAAAAACTTTGTATTTGCTAGGTGAGGATCCATCTAAAAAAATGATAAATTTTCTAAAAAAAAGGTTATTGAAATGGAATATTCATTTTCAAATTTATTATATGAGAAATAATTTTGTGAATCTTAATCAAAAGATTCCTTTTTTTGCTATTTTTTTAGGAGGGAATTCTGTTCTAGGAAAAGAGTTTATTGATTTTATTAAAAAAAATGAAAAAATAATCCCTTTTGGAGTAGGTTCTCATAATATTTATTACAAAAATATTCCTTTACTCAGAAAATATAAATTTATTTTTACAAAAAAATATCATTTTAATCAAAATGATGAAAATAAAATGAAAATTTTTCATTTTATGAAAAAAAAATTTGGAAATCAGTTAAATAAATACCAATTATTGGGATTCGATTTAACTTATGACATATTAGAAAAACTTTTTGAAAACAAAAATTTATTTAAGACAATCGACAAAGGATATTTTTCAGGATTAGTCAGAAAATATAAATATCGGAAAGTATCTGATAAAGGAGGATATATAAATAAGGGATTGTGGGTTATACGTTTGTGATTTTTAATTTCTTCTAATATAAGGGTTTTGTCTATTTCCAATATTCATTTTTTTCATTTTCATTTTTATGATTTGAATTTGATCATGTAAAAAACCAGAAATATCCATTTTTTTTGCTTCCAACAATAAAAGTTCAGCTCTTTTTTTATCTCCTTTTGATAAAGATGCTATTGCAAGGTTCAATTTTGCAATGGCTATGTTTTGTTTAAATCGGAGTCCAAAATCCAATGCCTTTTGCATATAATTTTCTGATTGAAGTATATTTTTTTCCGAATACAAAATTCCATTTAAAAAATAATAATAAGAAATTTGATTTTTAGTAAGTTGTAATTTAGGATTTTTGATATATCCTAAATACTTTTTTAATCCTTTCATATCTTTTTTTCGTATTTTTAAAAAAGCCAATAATAAAAATTCATTTCTAAAAAGAAAAAAAATAGGAACCAAACTTAATAAAAATAGAAGACTTCCACAGAAATAATTTTTCTGAAAAAATAGAAAAATAGATACTAAAAAAATTAGGAAAAATAATATTACTTTTGAATATTTACTCATGATTGAATTTTTTATTCAAATATGTTTTTCTTTAATCCAATTAATAAGATCTTTATAATTTAGACTATTTAAAGTATGTCCAGATTCATATTCTTTGTAATGTAAAGAAAGTATTTTCTTTTTCTTAAGAAACTTTAATCCTCTTTTTGTCCAACTCAAAGGAATTACTGTATCATATTTTCCATGAGATATAAAAAATTCTAAATGAGTATAAATATTTGGATTCATTTCTTCTGTCAAAAGACTATTTTCTAAATATCCACTTAAAGCGATTACTTTTTTTATTTTATTAGGTTTTTTTAAGGCTATGGCATAGCTTAAAATAGCGCCTTGACTAAACCCACATAACCAAACTTTATTTTCTTTTAATTGATACTCTTGAATAGCTTCATCTATAAAAAAAGATATTTTTTCAATAGTTTTTTGTGCTTGTAAAATATTAATAAATTTTTTTTCATTAGAAAAATCAATATCATACCAAGAATATTTATCTATTCCAATGGAATAAATTCCTTGAATGCTAATTATGAAAAAGTTTTCAGGAAGATCTTTTTCGAAAGAAAAAAGATCTCTTTCATTGCTTCCATACCCGTGAATCATCAAAAAAAGAGCAGTTTCATTTTCATTATTCGGTTTTTTTATAATATGTTTAATAGAAAGTTGATTTTTTAAAAGCATAAAATATTTTATTTTTTATTCATTTTATATACTGTTCCATTTTCTATTTTTAGTTTCTCATCAGCCATGTCTGCTAATTGCATATTGTGAGTAACAATTAAAAAAGTTTGTTTTAGTTTCTTTCTCAAGAAAAAAAAATTATGTAATTTATCTGCATTTTTTTTATCTAAATTTCCAGAAGGTTCATCTGCGAAAATAATTTTAGGATTATTAATTAAAGCTCTTGCTACAGATAATCTTTGTTTTTGTCCTCCAGATAGTTCTTCTGGTTTTGAATCTTCATATTTAGAAAGATTTAATTGATTTAATAAATTTTTAGCTTTTCTTTTTACATCATTTTTATTTCTTCTGTTTATAAATCCAGGTAAACAAATGTTTTCTAATGCAGTAAATTCAGGAAGAAGTTGAGGGGTTTGAAAAACAAAACCTATTGTTTGATTTCTTAAAATAGAAAGATCTTTGTCTGAAAGAGACAAGACTTCTTTTCCATTTATTTTTAGAACAGTTTTTATTTTTTTCTTTAGAGTAGGTTTTTCCAATGTTCCTAATATATGTAACAATGTACTTTTTCCTGATCCAGATTCACCCAAAATACACACCATATTTCCTTCTTTCACAAAAAGATTCACTCCTTTGATTACTTCTTCTTTTCCAAAAGATTTATAAATATTTTCAGCATGAATCATTTTTTCGTAAATTTAAAACTCTGTTAAAGATTCTTAAAAAATCCTTCATTAAACCAAATCAACAAGTTAAATAAACATTTCAAAAATAAGCGAATTTTAGTTTAAATTTACTTGTAAATAAAATTATTTTCAATGAATTTACATGAATACCAAGGTAGAGAAATATTGAATTCTTTTTCAATTCAGGTTCCATATGGAATACTCGCTTCTTCTCCAGAAAAAGCTGTGGAAGCAGCAAAAATTATTTTTAAAAGAACTGAAAAAAAATCTTTGGTGATTAAAGCCCAAATACATGCGGGGGGACGTGGAAAAGCTGGTGGTATTCAAATAGCGAAAACTCTAGATGAAGTTTATGAAAAATCGAAAAATCTCTTAGGAAAATTCTTAGTCACGCCACAAACTTCTAAAAAAGGAAAATTAGTTAGAAAAATTTTGTTATCTGAAGATATCTATTCTTACGAGTTAAAACCTCCTAGAGAATATTATCTGTCTATATTACTTAATCGTGACATAGAAAAAAATATGATAATCTATTCCAAAGAAGGAGGTGTCGATATAGAGGATCTTTCAAAAAAAAAACCAGATAAAATCTATAAAGAAAAAATAGATCCAATATTGGGATTGCAATTATTTCAAACTAGAAAAATTGCTTTTAATCTGGGAATGAATAACGATTCATTAAAAAATTTTAGTTTTTTTTTAATTTCTCTTTATAAAGTTTATAAAAATTGCGATGCATTACTTTTAGAAATTAATCCTTTAATAAAAACATTTAATAAAAAAATTATTCCTGTAGATATAAAAATTGTATTAGATGATAACGCTTTGTTTCGTCATAAAAAATATGCCATGATGAATGATCAAGAAAATATTGATATACTTGAAAAAGAGGCAACTAAATCTAAGTTAAATTTTTTGAAATTGGAAGGAAATGTAGGATGTATGGTTAATGGAGCGGGGTTAGCTATGGCAACTATGGATATGATTAAATTTTGTGGTGGAGAACCAGCTAACTTTTTAGATATAGGAGGATCTGCAGATAAAGAACGTGTAGAAAAAGCTTTTCATCTTATATTAAAGGACAAATCTGTTAAAACAATATTGATCAATATATTTGGTGGGATAGTCCGTTGTGATACAGTAGCGAAAGGAATAATTAGTTCATATTCTAAAATTGATCATGATATTAAAATTCCGGTGGTTGTTCGTTTACAAGGAACAAATGAGAAAATAGCAAAAAAAATGCTTAAAAATAGTTTATTGCCTATTTATTCGACAGATACATTGAAAGATGCTGCTGATAAAATTCAGGAAATTTTGCAGAGAGATGCTTATGAATAAAGTTTTTTATGATAAAATTGTATTAGCTGATAAATACAAACCATTAAGATGGAATGATTTGGTAGGACAAGAGAAGA
This genomic window from Blattabacterium cuenoti contains:
- a CDS encoding 2-oxoglutarate dehydrogenase E1 component, which codes for MSDRYSFLNTIHFKDLEFLYNKYKKDPNSIEPSWSAFFHGFDFGEKNYKAVSQSINTKNHKKFFNIENKNENGIIQKEFLVSNLIHAYRKRGHFFTHTNPIRERRKYFPSLDLKNFGLSEKELDVFFESGQLIGLGKTSLRNIINYLKNIYCGSIGIEYMYISDLKKIQWIEEWFQKEKLRFSAEEKKFFLKKLNEAVAFENFIHKKFVGQKRFSIEGNESVLPALEEIIEYTSRKYLTEDFIIGMSHRGRLNLLSNFFQKNYSQIFSEFQGKEYKEKSFSGDVKYHLGFSKIRKTRQGRCIKMNLIPNPSHLESVDAIVEGFARAKIDIIYNKNSNSEKIIPILIHGDAALSGQGIVYEVIQLSKLKGYKTGGTIHIVLNNQIGFTTNYTEGRSSIYCTDVAKVVLSPVLHVNADDVESVIRAIHFAVDFRMQYHEDVFIDLLGYRKYGHNEGDEPRFTQPSLYKAISKHPNSYNLYKKRLEKKGIINKNDIINMEKEYEQILNRGYHEARNIKWNVLNSFLEEEWKNFPIVSNDEDLFKKVDTKISTKKIINISNKIFSLPNNKKFFKKTESIFQQRLEMISKKLVDWSMSELLAYGTLLDEGVHIRLSGEDVARGTFSQRHAIVKTEEEEEIILLNHIRMKQGKIQVYNSPLSEYGVLGFDYGYAMYSPHVLTLWEAQFGDFGNGGQIIIDQYISSGENKWKISNGIVLLLPHGYEGQGPEHSSARVERYLQLCANNNLFVVNCTTPANFYHLLRRQMKLKYRKPLIVFTPKSLLRNAKCLSTIEDLSEGNFQEILDDTSVIDINQITRLIFCSGKIYYELLNKKEALKDRKTALIRIEQIYPLRTEKIKKILSKYKNKREVIWVQEEPENMGLWSFVLRKLGNLISFNLIAPSESSSPSTGSYLDFLKIQDEILKKSFF
- a CDS encoding ABC transporter ATP-binding protein, with translation MIHAENIYKSFGKEEVIKGVNLFVKEGNMVCILGESGSGKSTLLHILGTLEKPTLKKKIKTVLKINGKEVLSLSDKDLSILRNQTIGFVFQTPQLLPEFTALENICLPGFINRRNKNDVKRKAKNLLNQLNLSKYEDSKPEELSGGQKQRLSVARALINNPKIIFADEPSGNLDKKNADKLHNFFFLRKKLKQTFLIVTHNMQLADMADEKLKIENGTVYKMNKK
- the sucC gene encoding ADP-forming succinate--CoA ligase subunit beta encodes the protein MNLHEYQGREILNSFSIQVPYGILASSPEKAVEAAKIIFKRTEKKSLVIKAQIHAGGRGKAGGIQIAKTLDEVYEKSKNLLGKFLVTPQTSKKGKLVRKILLSEDIYSYELKPPREYYLSILLNRDIEKNMIIYSKEGGVDIEDLSKKKPDKIYKEKIDPILGLQLFQTRKIAFNLGMNNDSLKNFSFFLISLYKVYKNCDALLLEINPLIKTFNKKIIPVDIKIVLDDNALFRHKKYAMMNDQENIDILEKEATKSKLNFLKLEGNVGCMVNGAGLAMATMDMIKFCGGEPANFLDIGGSADKERVEKAFHLILKDKSVKTILINIFGGIVRCDTVAKGIISSYSKIDHDIKIPVVVRLQGTNEKIAKKMLKNSLLPIYSTDTLKDAADKIQEILQRDAYE
- the odhB gene encoding 2-oxoglutarate dehydrogenase complex dihydrolipoyllysine-residue succinyltransferase — translated: MIKKVKVPSPGESITEVEISTWFVKNGDYVSKGQTIAEIDSDKATLEISAEENGVISLMIKKGEKIRVGDVLCIIDTSKKRIKEFHNKQENKTKEKKEFHSGNAKILSPASKKILKEKNIPIESVKGTGKNGRITKADCVFLEKKTYFPSDGRHITMYRSKTTTPLSSLRKKLSERLVSIKNETATLTTFNEVDMQEIFLIRRKYKEIFKEKHGVHLGFMSFFTLSCVRALKIYPDVNAMISGEEKINFEYCDISIAISGPKGLMVPVIRNAEHLSFRGIEQEINKFSTKIQNGTISIDEMTGGTFTITNGGVFGSMLSTPIINPPQSAILGMHKIMERPVVINGSIEIRPIMYLALSYDHRIIDGRESVGFLKTVKESIENPIKFLMKESEKNIPKILEL
- a CDS encoding alpha/beta hydrolase, translating into MLLKNQLSIKHIIKKPNNENETALFLMIHGYGSNERDLFSFEKDLPENFFIISIQGIYSIGIDKYSWYDIDFSNEKKFINILQAQKTIEKISFFIDEAIQEYQLKENKVWLCGFSQGAILSYAIALKKPNKIKKVIALSGYLENSLLTEEMNPNIYTHLEFFISHGKYDTVIPLSWTKRGLKFLKKKKILSLHYKEYESGHTLNSLNYKDLINWIKEKHI
- a CDS encoding type 1 periplasmic-binding domain-containing protein translates to MRNIIFVFFSFVVLFFSEEINDIDPFYNHFITKKKEKEEKIYNSTIHTDSINLIFMLPLFLNSVKDEKINQESKKLSENASYFYLGAQSAIDFLLFKNKKINVQVFDTKNEKRRITNFIISYNLSNTHAVIGPFFRSSLEEVAKNNKNTPIISPLIASDSLNSYPNVIQSETKDIYLVEPILEEIKSIYQKNKIKTLYLLGEDPSKKMINFLKKRLLKWNIHFQIYYMRNNFVNLNQKIPFFAIFLGGNSVLGKEFIDFIKKNEKIIPFGVGSHNIYYKNIPLLRKYKFIFTKKYHFNQNDENKMKIFHFMKKKFGNQLNKYQLLGFDLTYDILEKLFENKNLFKTIDKGYFSGLVRKYKYRKVSDKGGYINKGLWVIRL